In Hemicordylus capensis ecotype Gifberg chromosome 12, rHemCap1.1.pri, whole genome shotgun sequence, the genomic stretch gagtggtatgaAAATATTCGTAGTTCATACTAGTCtgatggttataggccacctccagcctcagaggcaggatgcctccaaatcccagttacaggagagcaacagcaggagagagggcatgcacagacctccaAAGAAGGTATGGCTGCCCCaaagaatctggtgggccactgtgggaaacaggatgctggaccagaaaggcagcagggctgttcttatgcacagccTTGGAAGAACCACTTTTCAAAAAGCAGAAACAGCACTTCACTAGAGAGATTCCAttacaatatatatatacatatacatatatatatatatcgtataatttattataattgaACCAGCTCACTGAATCTACAGCTTTACTCACAAtccaaagaaagagagagagagaaagaaagagcaagaggAGGGTACTGAAAAGGTTCTTCTATACAATATTTGTTCCGGTTTGCTATCTCTTGCGGAGACTATGAGAGAACGCTAGGAAGACTGAAAATTATCCCTGATGCATCGTGTTTCTCGCTTCATCACAACTGATTTTTCTCTTACAGAggcagaggaagtgtgtgtgtgtgtgtgtgtgtgtgtgtgtgtgtgtgtgtgtgtgtacaggcaGACAGGAGGGGATTGCTAGACTGCATGCCAAATTCCTTGCGGACGTCCCTCTGAGACCAGAGCCTCGCCATCCTGGTGTCTCTGTGGTTGCTGAGTTGTCTTTGGTGAACCAGTTCATGGAAAGAGGGACGTTGCATGCGTGGAGTTTATCAGAAGGAAGAACTTATACTGCTCTGAGGTGTCTGCAGCCCGTTAGGGGTGTAACAATGTGATCATGGAGGGAGGATAGTCTTGGCATAACCTTTGTGACCCCACAAATGGCCAAACCTAATATGCATATTAGGGTCTCTTCCTGCCCTTGCCTGGTCAATAGATTACAACTTCCAAGCTCTGCATCCATTTTTACTAGCTCTCCAGGGGAAAAATTGACCCAGACCTGTCCCCATGGTTCTTTGCGGGGGGCTGAAAACCAAAATGTGCATAAAAGAGGTGGTGACAGTTTGcttccagagtaaaatccagacCTGAATGAAATCAGTCCAATTTGCCATTGGAACCACAGTCCAATTCGGGTAAAAATCAGGCCACATTTGGGCCTGTTTTATTTGCCTGTGATTCAGCTCTCCAAATCCTTCCATGCTCACTAGTTGGGCAAGATTGTTAAAAACAGAGTGTCCCCtatgttttattttatctttctAGCAGCATGAGGGAAAAGTGCTTGCAGCAGTTTCGCTTCTAAAAACCTGGTAGACGTTTTCCTTTTTTCCAACCTGTGGAGTTCTGGAGAAAGGACGGGgctcttgggaactgtagtttttggCCATTGCAGCAGCCCCTGAAAAGTCTCTCCCAGAAATCAAATAACATTAGATAATAAATGCCTCTTGCTTGATTGCTAACTACAGGGATCAGGGGAGTGTGGGTTCAGGTTGGGGGGTTCTAGTGGGCTTCCACAGGCAAAGCAAGATGGGCTGAAGCCTCAGCTCTGATTCAAAGAGCTCCGATTCAAAGAGGTTGGTCCGAATGGGACCTGTCACAAAAAGCAATGAATCGAATGAGGGCCCACTCTGAAGCATCGAGGTGGGCTCTTACTCGACTGAGTGGTTGTATCACCTATGAATGTTGACTTTTGCCATCCCTGCCACCCAACGTCACAATGTTTTGTTTGGCTTTCAAACGACAGCATCCAGATCTTTGAGGCACAATCATAAACATCCAAAGAACGTTTTACAGCACCGGGTTCCAAATGGTGAGCCACACAGGTCACCGTCAACACCTCAGTATATTCTCAGCCCGATTTCTGTCCCCTCCACCACCCACCCTCAAGGCCAAAGGAAGCCCGGCTTGGTCTGAGTGCAGAGTCCACAGCTGTGAGATTTTGGAAGGGGAACTGAAAATAATCTGTGCGGGCACTTCCCTCTCGCCTTCTTGGGTGTACTGACGGAGGAATGCTTCCAAAGCTGCCACAGAATCGTGATTTTGTTCTGGCACTGTGCTAGCTAGCAAATTATGCTTTTCCAGGAAAGCTGGCTGATGCTCTTCCCCACCCTTTAGCCTGCTCTTCTTGTGCTGTTGTGGTGTTCCCCTCGCCAAGGCATTAGTCCTCATGGTGGTTGCTTTTTGGAGTCAGTAAGTATCCTTGCATCTGCCACCCAAACACAGCAGATTTGGGCCACAGAGATGGACCATGGGAGGCCTCAGGGGTGTGTCAGGGTTGCCTCAAGGTCCCAATACACAaaacgtctctctctctctctctgccccccagcACAGTGGGGTGAAACCATGACTCAATACTGCTGGTGGATGATACAAAGAAGACCAAGTTAATCCTGTCCCAAATAATCCCGACTTCTTGGGATGACGCTTCTTAGGCCCATTGGAGTGATCTGTCTGGGACTGGATGTCTTTCTGTTTGTTCCCATGGGATTCGATTTTATCCCCTCGCATGCAAGGGACACGTGTGTGATCCAGCTGCAGAGGAAGCAGGCATCACATTGGAGGCCTTCTCGGGAGCCGTTTGAAGCGGGCAACTTCCGCCCTGAAAGTTTCTTCATAGAGGACCAAGACTCAGTGGCTCAAGGCCTTGACAGCGCACGGGGTGCAGACTTTAAAACAGCTGCTTTTCATGGAGTCCCACAGACGGTGCACTTGGCTTCCCAGCCTTTCCAGTCCGGACATGATGCCGCATCCACAGGGAGGTGAGTGGGACTGGCTTACAAGCCATGGGCACTGTTTGACCCTACGGACCTCTGTACCCAAATGATGTGCCTCGCACTGCACGGTGATCTTTTCAAGGTGCAGAAGCAGGCCACCAAAAAGACTTTGCACCTTTTTTATGAGATCAgagtcctccctccctctttctttcttattagatctctttctctctctcagatatTTCTTTGTCGAGATCAGACCTTTCTTGATCAGATGTTTCTGAgatcagatctctctctctctgatttattTCTGATGAGATcagatcttccttccttcctagatctctctctctctcagatattTCTTTCTGTCAAGATCAGACCTTTCTTGATCAGATGTTTCTGAgatcagatctctctctctctgatttattTCTGATGAGATcagatcttccttccttccttccttcctagatctctctctctctctcagatcttTCTTTCTGTCAAGATCAGATCTTTCTTTCTTGATCTCATGTTTCTGAGATcagatctttctctctctttctcggttatttctttctgataagatcagactttccttccttccttccttcttccagtGCATCATTCCATCCCTTGAGCTCCTTAGATATCTCCCTACACCCACAGCCtcctttcagattttttttaaaattcccgcCCCTGCGAAACTGCGCCACCatgtccccacccacccacccactgtgtTCCAGTTCCGAAACAAAGAGTTTCCCCAGCTAGGGCAGGagttggaataaataaataaataaatacatcaaataaataatttttaaaataagaccCTCAAACCCGAGGAGGTGTCTTCCGTGAGCTGtttgttcaaataaataaataaaatcaagagGGTCACTCTTTTCCCCTCGCTGAAATCCCAAGTTCCTTGCTGGAGCTGACCTTTGTTCTTTTGCTCTGTCCACCTCACTCAACCCGAGACATGTTATTTCCTCCAGAGACCTTCCTCACCTTTTGTGGGTACATACtagaaggttaaaaaaagaaagacaaaagaACGGAGACTATCATGCCTCTCTCCAACTTGAGCCACTAGATGCTTGGTCTTTACTGGGAACATCTGGAGACGATCCTCCACCAGTCAGCGGACCCAATTAGAGCCATCATTTCCAACAAGAGTTTCGATGTCAcaccctgcttgtggacttcccagaggccacggtggctggccactgtggagaaCAGAATGCTGGAGGTGGTCCGATCCGACAGGGCTCTCCCGACACTCCGATGCCCACGATGCTGCCTTTGGACAGGCGACTCAGCAGTTTCTCCTCGTGCAGGCCTTACCCGTGAATTTCCCGATGCCCAGACTGAAAGGGGGGACCAGCAGCCAGGCCCTCATCAGTGGGACACATCCAGCATCTCCAGAGACGCGAGGAGGAGGCTCCAGATGGGGCGGAGGAGGAACGGAGGCTGGCACAGTTGGAGGAGAGATGGGCATGCCTGGGAGGCTGGGCTGGAGAGGCGGCAGCTGGGCCGGCTTGCTCCAGCGCCCGAGCGGACAGGGCTCAGAAGCCGGCGCTCTCGGAGCTGCTACGGCTGTCGTAGCTGGGGCTGCCGCTGGGGCTGCGCGtccggctgcggctgctgctgtaGCTGTCGTAGCTGCGGCTGCGGCTGTACGAGTAGCTGCTGAGCGAACTGGAGGAGGACGGGCTGGGTCGGTAGTAAGGGATCGGGCGCTTGCGGGCGCTGGAAGCAAAAGAGAGTCCCCCGTTAGCGGCCGTTGGGTCTCCGGTGGGTTGggtctccgggggggggggtctggcttCAGCACTGAGGGGGGCCATGAGCTGATTTGCGTGCAATGCAGGGGAAGGGGTTGTTTTAAAACATAAAGCATGGGTTCCCGGAATTGGGTCCCCCAGGAGCTTTTTCCCCATGGCGGCTGATTGCAACTTCGCCACACATAAGCAagctggagcggggggggggggagttcatacGAGGGGACCCTGTGCAGCAAAGTCTCGTGcccactgggcaaagaggcacctttttagagtggtgattctcttgtatgtagcaaggggagagcaactggccctatccgtccccagcacagcagccctggtgtctgccttgtgtttcctttttagattgtgagccctttgggggcagggagtcattattaaaatttatttatatctagatCAACCGCGTTGGGGACTTTTTCCGTTGGGGAAAGCTCTGGGTGTgtttggatcacaactcccatcatcccttgtcaAAGGCCATTGGGACTGAAGGTGATGGAAGCTGTGACCCATCACCatcggtggggagggggcaagtttgagagcccctgacaTAATGCAACAGATCCTGGGATGTTTTGCATCCTCAACGGGGTGGTCTGCTTGACATAGGAAGacagggagctgccttttaaacagtttttaatattgtgtgaaattatattttaatgttttaacattctaattttgttttaatttatatcttattgtaaaccgcacagagacaTAAGTTCTGGGCGGTAtgcaaatgtgctaaataaataaaataaagataaaccctaccgagtcagaccatgcatccatcttgctcagtattgtccacactgactggcagcagctctccaaggtttcaggcaggtgtccctcccagccctacctggagatgctgccagggatggagcctgggaccttctgcatgccaagcagatgctcttccactgagcgatggccctgtcccctaaggggaatatttcacagcagACTGTGCTTACGTGGAGTcgcccatccacatgcaaaccagggcagaccctgctcagcaaaggggacaattcacactcacgactacaagatcagctctcctccccagatttGTAAACAACGATGCCCCACAGCAGCAGGGGGACTTTCCTTCTATTGTGCCATGGCAAAACCTTACCATGGTTCCTGACAGCCACACACCCTTCTGGTCCGTCTGGGTGGACCTGCCATAAAGActtgtttctccccacccccatctcaaaGGAAGCCAGACCCCCCTCAGTATTGAAGGCGCAGCCCCTCAAGTCGTTAGTCCTGGATTAGCCAGCTAAAAGGATAGAGCGTGAAAGAGTTCATAGTGCTTGCATTTTGCTCGGGGCATCGAAGAGTAAAAGCTGCAGGGAAAGAGATGTTAGGGGTTAGTTAGAGGGCAGGCTTGGCACAGACCcatctctccccgccaccccactcCTGAATTAGTTGGGGGATTTGAGAGAGTTACTACAGAAGCCTCCTCTGTCCCACCCTCCGTCTTGTAAAGACACCTTCTCTTTGTTGTTTGGCTATTTGTCaatgggcaattccaagggtaacggaatcagacaCGTTACTACTTtgtcaatgactgtagccataagcaaaactTCAGGTTGATATTATATCTACTCACTGgtaaccggctgaatatttagatcgtatgtttttacctaagtttaggagagcactGACCCTTGCACGTTTGAATGCCGTTCCCTCTGCACTCTTAGgacgggaaatataaacgagttcTGTATGCGTTGCGccgttgcccttgtggctcaggggatatagagtccgTTGTTCATGTGATTCTCTATTGTCAATTCCCAGTGGGTATCTCTAGCATTAACTTGAAACTTTGCCTATGGCTACAATCATATCGGAAAAGTGGCActgtgcctgattccgttacccttgggaTTGCCCATTTCGAGGCCGCAGGTATGTGCCACAGCACATTTACTGGTAGCTATTATGGAGTGGCTGATTCCCACACTCCTTTGGCGCCAGGGAGGTGCCCCTCCCGCaccgcacccccccccacccccagcctctggCTTCTTTGCCACAGAGCATGGCAAGCATGACTgacaggaagagagaggaagcgACGGAGACAAAGCTAAGTCCTAAAAGGCCTCACAAAGTGCTGGAAGCAGGGAGACACTGCGGAGTCCTAGTGGAAAGGAAAGTTACCATGGTAACCCGCTTGATGTTTCTCCAGGAGGAACCTTGAGACGGGATGGAAAAGGAGAGGTTTGCATCATTAATgatggcggaggaggaggaggaggaggaggagagggagacagGCAAACATGCTGTACCAACAGATGAGCTGAGAACTGGTCACTCCCCTATGCTCAGAAACTCGATAGGTGTTCTCACAGGAGCCCGAAAATTcacttctcccctctcctcctaaaTTACattcaagttttttaaaaattttcattTTTACGCTCATATTCCACAGACCAGGGCTCTGGAAcccagcaggcctggcctagagtgACCTCACGGAAgaccatccagttcagtattgtccgctcggactggcagcggctctccacggtcccaggcaggagtcttccccagccctacctggagatgctgccagggactgaacccgggagtcccttctgcatgcaaagcggatgctcggACACTGAACGACGGCCTCATCCCTGAATGAACATTTTAATCATTCCCCAGACATCTAGagacgtaggaagctgtcttctacagagtcccactgatccatctagctcccCATATAACCCCAAATCCTTTCCCCAACATCCCCTTTGTGATAGTGTCTCACATCTTCTGTGGAGCGACGCGGGCCGCTGAAATCCTCTGATTTACCTAGTAATTCTTCTCGGCTCCATAAAGCTGGGAGAATCGCGTCTCCTCTTCCGGATGGGGGAGTAGCTCCTGGAGCGACGGCGGGCCCGGTTCGGCTCCGTGTCGCTGTGACGTGTTCGTGGCTCGTTGTCTTTCTCTCTagataataaaataaagcaaagaaGACACACCCCTGCCTTTTAGCTGTGAAAAGCCCAGCTGCACATGACATTAATAATTTTCATTGCAAGCTGTTGCTGCGACTTCTTTTTTGAGAACAGCAGCAATGGAACCACTTAGAATCTTAGATATTTCCGAAAGAATTGAAGAGTCATGATCCTcatggatgcataactggagcCACCTACAAGTGAGAGAGAGATACTGGCGGACTTAGGAGAACCCAAAACCtaaagcgggggtgggtgggagacccTCCAGAAATGCCCCAATGGAACTCACTGGAGCGGAATGTTAATGGATGCAGGGGCCAcctaacagacaaccaggtgggcggaGCTAATTGAACTTAGTAGCAAAgtgcagggggcggggaaggAACTTTTGCAGTTCTTTGGCTAACTTCTGATCTTTTCGCCACGCTCAGGCTCAGGTAATACATGCACAGGTCTGTACTTGTCATGGAAGGAATGCAGCCATTTGTTTCAAAAAGGAAAGGCCACATTTCCCTCTCTGCACATcaggaccaaaataatctcatAGACCAGGGGTAGGCGACATGCGACTCTTcggctgtggctggactacagttcccattatcctcagctgtaataaattgtggctagggtgATGGgccttgtagttcagcaaccactggagagacacaCGTTGTCTACCCCTGTCATAGACAGTGAACTATCACTTCTGTGTCCAGAAGAATCAGCCTTCGTCCTGCAGTATCACAGAGTGgaagtgtttccccccccccccggtgctgaaACCAGGAATTGTGGGTATTCATCTTCCCCAAGCTGACAGCCCTCCTGGTCTCTGTGTGGCTTGCTTCTTCCTGCTTTCCCCATTCTCCAGTAtttggaagagggaggagggttTTTGGTCACTGCTCTCCTCTACTCCCTGGGTGGCTTCATCCTAAAGCCAGCTCATTGCCCAAGTCTTCTGGCttgccctttctctccccttcaGTCTCTTTGACCTGTCTCTCAAATACACCCTGGCATGGCTGTCAATCCCACGCCTGCCCGCTACCGCCACAGGGAAAAAAACCCCAGCTCACAAGAGCCCGTCCCCGGGAGGCCAGGTCATTTCCAGCTCATCATAGAGACCTgctacctactgagtcagacccttggtccctctttctcagtattgtctactctgactgcaagcagctctccaaggttccaggggAGATGTCattcgcagccctacctggagatgctgccagggatcctccacgcaaagcagaggctctacccctgagctccggccccatcccctaagggcagaGCTGTtcgacttcggccctcctgcagatgttggcctacaatacCTATAATCCCTGTCTATCGGccctgtggctgtggattatgggagctgtagtccaaaaacagcgggggggggcctaagttgagcaggcctgcctaaggggaatatctaccctgctgttactcctgctgagtaaagaggcaccttttaaatgggcAGATCTCTTATTgtaagcaaggggagagcaactggccaccTCCGACCCCAGCACTGTTGCAGGGGGCTACCtcatttttctgttatttatttttctttgagaaCTTGGGCTGAAGAGCGGTCTATAAGGAGTAGTCGCAGCAGCAGCTCTCATATggagcctcccatccaaatgcaaaccatggcagaccctgctcagccaaAGGGACCGTTCCTGCTCGCAAGCATCAGGCCAGCAATCCTTTCCCTGCGCCCCCACTCTCTCCCAGAGGCACCTCCAGGCTGAGTTGGGTAGGGGCGGCAGGCACCTCACCTGCTGGTGGTGGTCTTTTTCTGCGACCCCGACCGTGTCCGGCTGCGTGCTGATCTCTTGTCCCGGGAGCGGGAGCGGGATTTGGACGGGGATCTGCTAGAACTCCAGGAGCTGCTCCGGGACAGGCTCTTCCTCCGCTCGGGGTTGTGTCGGGAGTGCTTGGCCGGAGCTGGAGAGCAGCTGTGCGGCCTCCCCCGCTGATGTCTGTGCTTGGCTCTGAAAGATGGAAAGGGCCAGGGTTGGGGATGCTGAGTCCTCTGAGGCCCCGATGCACTCCTACAGAGCTATGGGCCCTCcaacatgggaacataggcagctgctgcctacagagtcagacctgtgggcccatccagctcagtcttgtctacactgactggcagctgtccCAGCGTGAGACCTGCATGCCAAAGAGACACTCTAtccctgagctgtggccccatcccatgaaggggaatatctcagaGCAGGCAGCATGCACACGTGGTCGCCCATACAAATACAAACTGAGGcaaaccctgcttggcaaaggggaccattcatgctcgctgcctCAAAGCCAGCACTCCACCCCACCGCCAAACCGGGTGCTTACGTTTTCAGGTACAACCCGTGGTTCTTCTCGGCCCCGGCTGCTGCGTGGTACGGATGCGATGAAGCGGACCCCTCTGAATCACTGCTATAGCCTGTGTGGCTGACCGAGCGTGGAGACTCCTTGGGGGCAGAGACCTTCGCCCTGCCACGGCCTTTGTGCTTATGCGTTGATGCGGACCTGGCGTGGCGCCTGCGGGTGCGCTTGTCTCCTCCCGAGCCTCTCCCCGGCGATGTGGACCGGCGTGGGGTCTTGGGGCCGTGTTTGCTTCCTCTGCCATCTttggagtggggtgagggggcatCGGGCTTGACATGCGTCCTGGCCAAAGGCGATGTGGGATCCAGCCTCTGAcgggaagaaagaaaaggacggagagaaggagagagaaaagaaacagaaagaaggaaaggagaggtTTTTAACAGAAGCCTCCCCACCAGCACGGAAAGCTGCAAGTCACAACGGAGATGCACAATGTTTGAATAAGGCAAGCTACACAGATACTACTCTGCACCTCACTCCTCTCTTCAACCTCTCGACCTTAAACAACGCAGCTCATGCAACTTTCTGGCATGCAGAACAGAAAATGAAACCGAAACCAAAACGAAAGCAGAAGGGAGGAGGATCCAAAGGgggacgggggcggggggaaagcaaacaaataaacagaaaacacctggggggggggaacaaaagTCTAtgtcctttaaaaatatatgatgttgttgttttttaaatgaaaagggcGGGGATGGGGAAACCCAAAAGAGAAAAAAGGGGAGGTGGATTTCGGTGGAGGGCAGGTGATGATGGGGTGGGTTTGAAGAAAGGGTTTGAAGCAGGGATTGGGGAGAGATGGAGTTcttggtgggcaggggggagatggGAAGGGGCTGGGTGGTGGTCATGGAGTAAGAGCGGAAAGGGCAGGGCATGGAAgaaattaaatctgaaacaaaaagaaaactccACAAATATCATCAGTActgtaaaaataatataaaataaaatgtttctgaACTTTTCCTGGGTTTCCAACCTGTGCAGAGCCTCCATCAGTGTTCTATACTCTTTTTCATTTCAtcttataatttttattttttttattttttggttaaATTtccatattatttttttttaaaagttccctcCTGGTTAACGTCCCACTTACCAAGAAAGTGGCATTTCCTCCTTTAGTAGGTAAGGTTTGAAGAGAAGGGAAAAGTGGGGCAATATAAGTGCATCGTTAGATTGACAaaaatgcaagagagagagagagagaaagaaagagaaagagagagagagaaattaaaggggaaaaaaccgAAACCACCCTCGACTCCTAGGGCCTCGCAGTGGACAacgggggagaaggagagagagagagagagagacagaaagacatCCTCTCTCTAGGGAGGGTCAGGGGAGCAGGGTCTCTACCCTGGGAAATAGTATCGATGGGTCCCTGAGTCTTAGCATTATCATCCCAATCAGGGTGCAATAAATAGCGCGGTGGGTTTTACGAAGGGCCTATCAGGGATATTTACAGATCTGCATCCCGTTAAGGCTGCTGTGGCCTGGAGGAATAGGCAGGGTGGCCAATGCACCCCACGCTT encodes the following:
- the SRRM3 gene encoding serine/arginine repetitive matrix protein 3 isoform X1, giving the protein MSACNNGAKMPSPQEALSNGFSQPSASGTWHKPEEEGRVVEPGLVKKAHREILDHERKRRVELKCMELQEMMEEQGYSEEEIRQKVGTFRQMLMEKEGVLTREDQHGRQIVIENHHMVDGEEYAVEYPEYGEGCPLPCDCTRDCYQDDCSHREYRLKRRSSSSTSPPPKKKKKKKSGHRRSRKKRKPGSERSGDSSSPIRKEKKKKTGKKHRRDRSASGSRKKRRHRSRSPKSKRKEKNKDRKRSHSGSSTRRSHRDSSCSSRSASLSSDYSNCKSPSRLSLKYRGDGHKDSSHRSSRSPSSSYTGHSRSATPHQNGHRGGAQNGRHSHRVLSEKPQERLDPTSPLARTHVKPDAPSPHSKDGRGSKHGPKTPRRSTSPGRGSGGDKRTRRRHARSASTHKHKGRGRAKVSAPKESPRSVSHTGYSSDSEGSASSHPYHAAAGAEKNHGLYLKTAKHRHQRGRPHSCSPAPAKHSRHNPERRKSLSRSSSWSSSRSPSKSRSRSRDKRSARSRTRSGSQKKTTTSREKDNEPRTRHSDTEPNRARRRSRSYSPIRKRRRDSPSFMEPRRITRFLLEKHQAGYHAPASARSLTTDPARPPPVRSAATRTAAAAATTATAAAAAGRAAPAAAPATTAVAAPRAPASEPCPLGRWSKPAQLPPLQPSLPGMPISPPTVPASVPPPPHLEPPPRVSGDAGCVPLMRAWLLVPPFSLGIGKFTGKACTRRNC